The DNA segment GGAGGTGAAGCGCAGCTCTTCGCTGGCCTCTCCCACCAGCTGGATGGCGTTGTTGTTCTCGTCCACCGTGGCGGCCAGGCGCTCCATGGTGTTGGCGATCACGTTGGAAGCGGAGGACTGCTGCTGGAGCATGTGCTTCACCTCCCGCCCCAGGTTGTCGGACCGCTCGGAGGCGCCGACGATCCGTTCGAGGTTGCCGCCCGTCACCTCGATCTCGGCGGAGGTGTGCGTGGCGTCGCGGACCGCCTGTTCCATGGCCGCCACCGCATCGTGGGAATCGGCCCGGATGGCCGCGATGGTCCCGGCGATGGTGCGGGTGCTGGTGGCGGTGCGCTCGGCCAGCTTGCGGACCTCGTCGGCCACCACGGCGAACCCGCGCCCCTGCTCGCCCGCGCGCGCCGCCTCGATGGCGGCGTTGAGCGCCAGGAGGTTGGTCTGGTCGGCGATCTCGTGGATCAGCCGGGCGACGGAGGAGACCTCCTCCACCGACCGGTTCACGCGCAGGAGCTGGGCGTGGGAGGCCTTGACCACGTCCATGAGGCGGCGGCTGGCTTCGATCTCGTGCTCCACGGCGAGCCGGCCCTTTTCCGCCAGTTCCGTGGTTTCCGTCACGGCGCGCATGCTCTGGTCGGTGTTGGTGGAGATCTCCTGCACCGCCACGCTCATCTGCTGGGTGGCCGCCGCCACGCCGTTGAGCTGCTCGCCCTGGGCCACGGTGGTGACCACCATCCGCTGCATGTCCTCGGCGAGCACCACGGCATTGTGCTCCACCCGCTCGGTGTTGATTAGCACATCGCAGAACATCGCCTTGAGGTGGATGCGCAGGGTCTCGAGCTGCATGAGGACGTCCGCGCAGGGCCCGGGCCGGATCGCGGTGTTCTCGCTCAGGCGCCCTTCGTCGATGGACCGGAGGAGGCGCCGGATCTCGCGCAGGGGGCCGAACACCCAGCGCTGGAGGAAAAGCGGCAACGCGGCCAGGAGGACGACCGCACCCGCCGTGCAGAGGAATCCCACGTTCCCTCCCGCGCGGTTTCCAGCCACGGCCAGCGCGGCGGCCAGGAGGCACAGGGCTCCCACCACCGGCAACGACCAGCTCCGCCCCACGGGAGCCCGGCGGGTGGGGAAGCCCGCCCGCTTTTCCCGCACGGCCTGGTAGAGCCGCTCCGCCTCGTCCACGGCGGACCGGTCCGGAGCGGAGCGGACGGAGATGTAGCCCACGGGCGCGCCACGGTCCGTGATGGGCGTGATGTAGGCGTCCACCCAGTAGAAGTCGCCGTTCTTCGCGCGGTTCTTGACGAGCCCCCGCCACGGCAGGCCCGCGTGCAGGTTGCGCCACAGGTCCTCGAAGGCCTCGGCGGGCATGTCCGGGTGGCGGACGATGTTGTGGTCCGCGCCGATCAGCTCCTCGCGCCCGAAGCCGCTCACGTGCACGAACGAGTCGTTGGCGTAGATGATCCGGCCCTTCAGGTCCGTCTTCGTGACGATCGGCTTTCCCGCTTCCAGGAGCCGCTCCGTCTGGGTCACGGGCGTGTTGAGCTTCATGCCATCCTCCATCTCCATGCGCCGGGGTCGCCGGCAGACCAGGCACTCGACATCGGGAACACCCCGTCCGGCTCCTGCGAAAGGCAGGGGCCGGGATTTTCCGAGACGGAAGCCGGGGGCAAATCGCCTTTACGGAAGCAAAGATCGGACGAAAGGATGTCGAACAGCCTAGCGGAAGCTGGAGATCGATTGTCAAAAAAAGAAGAAGGCCCCCGATCCGGGGGCCTTCTTCATGGAGCGGAAAAGGCTCAGTCCTTGTCTTCCTCGGCGCGGAGCTTGGCTTCCTGGTCGTCCAGGTGCTTCATCAGGCGCTCGGCCAGTTCCTCGTCCTCGAGGGGCGTGAACATCTCGTCCTTCACCTCGAAGATCTCCAGGCTCAGGCCCTCTTCGGGATCGGCGGTGCCTTCTTCCTGGGCCTGCAGCTCGGCCAGGGGCGCGAGGATGGCGAAATTGCGGCCCTCGAACTCCAGCTCTTCCAGGATTGCGAATTCCTCCTTTTCGCCGTTCTCGTCCTCGAGCTCGACGACTTCGATTTCGAAGGAATCATCGTGATCGTGATTGCAGTCCGGTCCGTGTTCGTGACCTTCATGAGCCATGGGCTTCTCCTTGCGCAAGGGACCAGAATACGGTCCGAAGCCTTCCGTACCAAGGGGAAAGGGAGAAAAACCCCCGCGTCAGCGGATGAGCGTGGCCTCGCCGGGACCCGTCACGATCGCCGTCACCTGGCGCTTGGCGCCGGGGGCCTCCACCCGCACCCGGTCGCCCAGGCCTCCGCGGCTGCGGGCCGTGGCGTCCACGCTGATGGTGAGCGATTCGTGCGTCGCGGTCAGCCGGACCTTGTCGCCGGACTGGACCAGGGGAATGGGTTCCAGGTCGGCGCGGGTGAGGATCTTGCCCGCCGCCACGGCGCGCATCAGGCGCTGGCCCTCGGGGATCTCGGTCAAGGCGCCTTCCGGAGGAATGCCCTCGAAGGGGGCGGATTCCACCTGGTCGGCGGCCAGCTCCGTCTTGCGGGCCAGATCGCCCTTGGCGCGGAGAACGTTGCCCACCCAGGTGCCCTCCAGATCGACCCGGGCCGTTCCGACCCTCTCGCCGTCCACCTTGAGGGCCACGACGACGAAGAACCGCCCCACGGGCTCCCGCTTGCTGAGGTGGGAGGGCTCGAACACGAGCGTCCCGGGCCGCGTGATGAGGGGCACGCGAGGGGGCTGCGCCACCTTGAACTTGTGCTCCCCGCCGAGGGCGCTCGCCTCGCGCTGGGCGAAGGCCAGGGCCGCGTCCGCCAGGCGCTCCGGCGGCGAAGGGACCGCCTGGGCCGCCAGAACCGGCGCGAGGAGAAGGAACACGGCGGCGCGCATGGAGCCTACCGCTTGAGGTTGTTCAGGAGGCTGAGCATGTCGTCCACGGTGCGGATGGTCTTCGAGTTCGCCTCGTAGGCCCGCTGGCCGATGATCATGTTCACCATCTCCTCCGCGACGTCCACGTTGGAGACCTCCAGGAAGCCCTGGTTGAGCGTGCCCAGGCCGTCCGAGCCCGGAGTCCCGTCGATGGCCTCCCCGCTCGCCAGGGTGGGCTGCATGAGGTTCTTGCCGAGCTGATTCAGGCCCGTGGGGTTGATGAAGTGCGACAGGGTGATCTGGCCCACCTGCTGGGGCTGGGTCTGGCCCGGCTGGGTGACGGTCACGGTGCCGTCGCCGGCGATGGTCACGCTGAGGGCGTCCTGGGGGATGGTGATCTGGGGATCCAACTGGTAGCCCGCCGCGTTCACCAGGGCGCCGTTCTGGTCCGTGGTGAAGCTGCCGTCCCGGGTATAGCCCAGCGTCCCGTCCGGCAGGGTGACGCGGAAGAACCCGTCGCCCTCGATGGCCATGTCGAAGCGGTTCGACGTCTGGCGCAGGTTGCCGGTGGTGTACTGGCGCATCAGGCTCTGGAGCTTGGCGCCGTGGCCGAGCTGGATGCCCGCCGGGATCGACGTGCTCGTGCTGGAACTGGTGCCGGCCAGGTTCACCGTCTGGTAGAGCAGATCCTGGAACTCGGCCCGGGCCTTCTTGAACCCGGTGGTGTTCACGTTCGCCAGGTTGTTGGAGATGGTGTCCATGTTGAACTGCTGGACATTCATGCCGGCCGCGGCCGACCACATTGCGCGCATCATGGGGAACCTCCGGAAACGTCGCTGAAATCGAATGGGCTAGCGGGAAATGGCCACGTCGTTGATCGACCGGGAATCCAGGTCGTTGGTGAGGGTGGAGGCAACCTTCATGCTCAATTCGTAGAGCCGGTTCACCCGGATCATCTCGACCATGGTCGAGGCGGTGTCCACCGAACTCTGCTCCAGGTGGCCCTGGGTGACGGTGGCCTTCACGGGCGCCTCGGTCGCCCCGGTGGGATCGAACCGCAGGGCGCCCACGCGCTTGAGGGAGCCGCCCTTTTCGTAGGCCTTCAGGTCCAGTTGGCCGAGGGCCTGATCGCCCTGCTGGACGGTCCCATCTGCGGAGATGGTCAGCGAGCCGTTCTTGGCGTCCACTGTGATGGGCTGGCCGTTTTTGCCGAGCACGGGATTGCCGTCCATGGCCTGGAGCTGCCCGTCCTGCCCGATCTGGAGGCGACCGTCCCGGGTGACGAGGGTTCCGGTCGGCGTCTGCACCGTGAGGAAGGCGTTGCCTTCGATGGCCACGTCCAGTTGCCGGCCCGTCGCGCGGAGGTTGCCCTGATCCGTGACCACGCCGGTCTCGCCGAACACGACGCCGTCGTTGAGGGGCCCGCTGAGGGGAAGGTTCCGGCCGCTGCCGGCGGCCTTGTTGAATACGGCGAAGAAGGGCTGGTCGGGCTTGTAGCCCACCGTGGCCGCGTTCGCCAGGTTGTTCGCCACCACCTCCAGCTGGAAGGCGCGGGCCTTCAAGCTTCCGGCGGCAACGTAGTATCCAGGATCCATTGGGCACCTCTCGCCCAGTCAGCGACCGGGACAAGGGATCTACCGCCAAAGGGATGCCAGAATGCTGGCCAAAAACAAATCGGCCTCCCGAAGGAGGCCGATTCGCAGAAAAGAGGAAGGTCAGATCTTGGTGACGTTGGTCGCCTGGGGGCCCTTCTGGCCCTGACCCGTGTTGAAGCTGACGCGCTGATTCTCGTCCAGGGTGCGGAAACCCGTGGTCTCGATGGCGGAGTGGTGAACGAACAGATCCGCACCACCGTCATCGGGGGTGATGAATCCGAAACCCTTTTCGGCGTTGAACCACTTGACGGTTCCCTGAGCCATGTTGCCTGCCTATGTACGTTTACCTGGAGATGGATGCATTGTTCCTTCCAGGCGAGGCAGCAACGCGTTGTTTTGCCCGCACGACTGACGGAGCGAGTTCCAGTGTAGAACCCTTTTCGTTCCGTTTTTAAAAAATCGATCCAAAATCGCGATTCTTTTTCTAGAGGTAGGTCCGGGCGCCCAGAAAGGCGCGCTGGTAGTAGCGCTCCGACAGGTCGTCCCGCCGGATGCTCTGGCCCGAGCGGGGGGCGTGGATGAAAGCGCCCCGCCCCAGGTAGAGTCCCACGTGGCTCACGCGGTCGCCCCCCGCCGTGGCGAAGAAGACCAGGTCCCCGGCGCGGGCTTCCTCCAGATCCACGGGTCGGCCCGCGTCGAACTGGGCCTGGGACGAGCGCGGCAGGCGCAGGCCGTTGAGGCGGTAGACGGCGCCCGTGAGGCCGCTGCAGTCGAATCCGCGATCCGTGGTTCCCCCGAAGAGGTAGGGCACGCCCAGATAGCCCTTGGCCGTGTCCGCCAGGCTCGCCCGCAAGCCGCCCTCCTCGGCGGGATGGACGTAGGCGCGACCGCCGGCCCCGGGAGCCGAGCCGTCCGGCGCCACCACCCAGAAGGCGTCGATGATCCCGGCGGCTTTCAGGGCCTCGCCCTTGACCCGTGCTTTGTCGCGGGTGGGGAAGTCCCCGAAGCGCACGCGGTACAGCCCGTCGTCGGAGCCGTAGTAGTCGGCTTCCAATCCCCGGGCCTGGAGCGCCTGGGCGAAGCGGGCCGCGTTCTCCACCTTCGCGAAGGCCCCCGCCTGCAGGGTGTAGCCCACTCGCGCGAGCGGCCGCGCCGGGGCTTTCGGCGGCGAGGGGCGCCGGGACGGAGGTTGAGGCTGGGACTGGGGGCCGCGGGCGCAGGCGGACAGCAAAAGCACCGCCGCCAGGATGAGGCGGGAGCCGTTGCGCTCCTTCACGCGCCCCATGGAGGCCGTCATTCCCCTCCGCGCACGAACAGGGGTTCCACCAACCCGACGATGCGCGCGAAGTTCCTCAGCTTTTCGATGTGGGAGTACATCAAGTTGGTACCTTCCAACGCGACGAGCATCCCCATGCGGGTCTTCACGTCGGAGGTGAGGACCATCCCCGGCAGCAGATCCTTGACCGTGACCGCCCGGGGCCGCTCGGGATCGGGCTCCTGCTGGCCGGTGCCGTAGAGATCCTCCAACGCCTGGAGAACCACGGGATCGTACCAACCCCGGCGGAGCTTCAGGTGCTCCAGGGCCACCACCCGGGAGCCGCGCCGATCCTCGATGTCCTGGAAATCCCCCACCGCCTTGAGGATCCGGGCCCCCAACGGAATGTCCTCGCCCTTCACGCCGTCGGGCGGATAGCCCGCGCCGGCGTAGCTCTTGTTCTGGTACCGGACGATTTCGGCCACGCCCTCCAGGCGGGGAATCCGGGCCAGGAGCTGGGCGCCGAACTCCGGGATCCGCTGCATGGCCTCCTTTTCCGGGGGCGTGAGAGGCTCGCCCCGGCGCTCCTTCTCCAGGGCGCCGTGGGGGACGGTCACCAGGCCCAGAGGGGCCATCATGCAGGCCACCCGGATCTCCCAGATCCGCTCCATGTCCAGCCTCTCGGCGACCTCCACCGCCCGCTGGCGGACCACCTCGGCCCGGCCGAAGGCATAGGGATCGCTCACCGCCAGGATCTCGGTGAGCACCTTCAAGCTGCCGGTGAGGGTCTGCTCCAGCAGCTCCCGCTCGGCGGTCTCCAGGGCGTACTGGCGGACGGCGGAATCCAGCACGGTCCCGAGGTCTTCCGGCGAGCAGGGCTTCGTCAGGAAGCGAAAGACGTGGCCCTGGTTGATGGCCTCCATCGCCGTCTTCTGGTCGAGGTTGCCCGTGAGCATCAGGCGGATGGTCTGCGGCCAGCGCTCCTGCACCTTCTTGAGGAGATCCACGCCGTTCATCCCGGGCATCTGCATGTCGGCCATCAGGACGGCGTAGGGCCCGTGCTTCTCCAGGGCGATCAGGGCCTGGGGCGCCCCCAGCGCCACGTCCAGGTCGAACCGCTTGCGGAGGATGCGGTGGTAGCCGGCGAGGATGTTCTCGTCGTCGTCCACCAGCAGCACGCGCTGATTCATAGGGGAGCCTCCTCGGCACAGGCCGTCGCCATGACCTGCCTCCACTCCTCCAATCGGTCGCTCCTTCCTACGGCCTGAAAGTGGTCCATATCCAACTGGGCCGCCTCGAAGCCGGGCGACCCGTCCAGGCTCCAGGCCAGGGATTCGGCCACGTGCACCGCCGAGACCGGGGAGAACGAGGCGTGATGGGCCAGGGAGGGCCGGTGATGGAAGGCCGCCGCCCGGGAAAGCGCCTCGGGAAGGCCCCACAGGTCCATGAGGTACCCCCCCAGGTCGCTGTGGGTGGCGCCGAACGCCTTTTGTTCCGCATGATCCAGGACGACTTCCCCCGCCCGGGCCTGGCCCAGAATCTCGTCGTATTCCTTGGGAGCCCAGCTCGCCAGGACCAGGATCCCCAGGTCGTGGAGGAGCCCCGCCGCGTAGGCCACTTCCTGCTGCGCCCGGGACAACCCCTCCATCCCGGCGATGACCTTGGCGCCCATTCCCACGTGGAGGCTGTGGGACCAGATCTCTTGGATGGTGAGGTTCTTGGTGATGAGGGGGGGAGCCCCTCCGAAGATCCCGTGGGCCAGCACCAGCGAACGGAGGGTGTCCGCCCCCAGGAAAGCCACCGCCTCGATGGGGCTGGCCACCTGCCGGTGGAGCCCGAAGAAGGCGGAATTGGCGAGCTTCAGCAGCTTGGCGGACATGCCCGGATCGTCGGCCACGATCCGGCCCAGATCCTCCGTCCCGCACTTCTCCGTTTCCATGGCGTGGACCAGGCGCAGATAGAGTTCCGGCGGACTGGGAAACCGGTCGATGCGGGACACGAGTCCCAGGATCCCCCGGTCCGCCATCCCCACGCCGAGTTCCCCCACCTGCTGGATCCGGGCCTTCAGGAGGGCGGGATCGCAGGGCTTCGACAGGTACTGGTGGGCCGCGTCCATTCCCCGCAGCGCCAGCTCCTGGTCCGCGTGGCCCGACAGGGCGATCCGGACCGTGGTGGGATGGCGTTCCTTGACCTGCCGCAGGAACTCCGCGCCGCTCATTCCCGGCATCTGCATGTCGGACACGACCACGTCGTAGGGCAGGGCCGCCATGGCGTCCAGGGCCAGTTCCCCGCTCGGGATGAAGGCCATGTCCCACTCGGCTCGGAGGGGACGCATGGTGCGCTCCAGGCCTTCCAGCACCAGGGGCTCGTCGTCCACGAACAGAACGCGCTTCTTCATCGACTCATTCCTTGGGGGCCTTCGCCGCCAGCGGCAGGCGGAAGGTGAACAGAGTGCCCTTCCCTTCTTCGGATTCGAACTGGATGCTGCCTCCGTGCTTGTCCACCACCACCGAATGGGCGATGGAGAGGCCCTGGCCGGAACCCCGACCCACTTCTTTCGTGGTGAAGAACGGATCGAACACGCGCCCCTGGATCGCCGCGGGAATGCCCCCGCCGGTGTCCCCCACCTCCACCGCCACGCAGTTCTCCTCGCGGCGGGTGCGGATCGTGATGGTGCCCTTCTTCCCGGACCGGCCCACCACATCGGAGATGGCATGGGCCGCGTTGACGATGAGGTTCAGGACCACCTGGTTGACCTCGCCCAGCAGGCAGGGCACCTCGGGCAGGTCGCGATCGAGGTCCAGCACCAGGTCCGCCACGTACTTCCATTCGTTCCGCGAGACGGTGATGGTGCTCTCGATGGCGTGGTTCAGGTCCGCGGGCGCCTTGTCCTCCCCCCCGGGATGGGAGAAGGCCTTCATCGCGCCCACGATCTTGGCCACCCGGTTGACGCCCTCCAGCGACTGCTCGATGGCCTTGGGAAGTTCGTTCCGGAGGTAGTCCAGGTCCGCTTCCTCCGATCGTTTGGCGATCCGCAGGAGGCCGGGACCGGCGGCGGGATCCACCTCCGCGACCAGGGCCATGGCTTCGTCGATCACGGAGAAGACGTCCTTCAGCGCATCGTGGATGAACCGGAGGTTGTCCCCGATGTACTGAGTCGGCGTGTTGATCTCGTGGGCGACCCCCGCGGCCAGGTGGCCGATGGATTCCAGCTTCTGCGCGTGGCGCAGCTGGACCTCGATGCGCTGGCGCTCCTTCTCCGCGGCCTCGCGGTCGGAGATGTCCCGGGCGACGACCAGGATCCGCGTGGGCCCGTTGGCCGGATCGCGGATGGCCGTCAGCCTCGCTTCGTACAGGCTGTAGCTCCCGTCGCGGCGATGCATCCGGTACTCGGTGGTGGCGGCTTCGAAGCCCTCTCCGGCGATCAACTGGAAGGTGCGCTTCACCCGCTCCCGATCCTCGGGATGGACCACCTCCAGGGGCGCGGAATCGAGCTCCGTGCCGATGCCCCCCAGGACGGTCTGGTAGGAAGGGCTGGAGTACAGCCGGCGGCCGTCGGCCTCGGTAAGGGCGATGAGGTCCACCGCGTTCTCGGTGATCAGGCGGAACAGGGTCTCGCTCTGCCGGAGGCGCTCTTCCACGTCCTTCCGGCTGGTGATCTCGCGATGGGCCACCACCGTCCGGGTGAATCCCCCATCCTCGAAGCGCGTGGAGCGGCTGGTGTACCAGAGCTTGGACGCCCCGGCCCCCAGGTAATCCACGCTGAAGACCTTCCGGCCTCCCCCCAGGACGTCCAGGATGCCGACGGCGGCTTCCGCCAGGGGGCCGCCCTCCCGGAGCGCACCGCACACGGCGACGTAGTCCGCCCCCGGCCCGAGCCCGTACACGAAGGGGTTCGAGGTGTCGTGGGAGTCCGTCCAGGCGGCGTTCACGGCGAGGATCGTCCCCTTCTCGTCCAGGATGGCGATGGCTGCGGTGAGGTTGTCCAGGGTGGCTCCGAACAGCCGTTCGGAACGCCGGAGCCGGGCCTCCGTGTCCGACCAGCGCTGGGCCTGCTCCAGGCGCTCCAGGGCGAGAGAGGCTTCCTCGGACAGGCGCTCCAGGAGGTCCAGCACTTCCGGATCGAAGGCCCCCGCCTGGGAGGAGTAGAGGGCGAGCACGCCCCGCACCTGCCCCCGGCCCAGCAGCGGAAAGACCGCCGAGGCGCGCATCCCGTAGCTCTCCGCGGCCTCCCACCAGGGGCGCAGCCGTTCGTCGCTCCAGATGTCGTTGGAGACCATCAACCGGGCTTCCCGGCAGCAGGGCCCTACCAACCCCTGCCCTTCCGGTCGGTCAGGGCGGTCCGTGAGCTTCACCTTCTGCAGGAACGCCCACATCTCCTCGTGAGTCATGCGGTCGAGGGCGCCCGCGAGGACCGTGGGGATGACCAGACGGGTGACGGGATCCAGGATCCCCACCCACGCCGCCTGGAACTGCCCGGTTTCCACGGCGATCCGGCAGGCCTCGTCGAAGACGGCCGCGGGGCTGGTCTCCTGGCCCAGGGCCCGCTTCATCCGGGCCAGGGCGCCGTAGAGGCTGCCCAGCCGCGCGGTCCGGGCCTCCGCCGCCCGCGTCCGGGTGTCGTCCGTCCCCACCACGAGCCAGCGGGAGGCGGGCTCGTCCATCGGCGTCGCCCGGTCCACCATCCAGTGGTAGCCGCCTCCGGCGCTCCTCAGGCGGTAGTCCAGCGTGAACGCGCCCCCGCTCCGGAGCCCGGCCTCGATCTCCCCGCGGGTGCGCTCCGCATCCTCGGGATGGATCGCCTCCCACCAGGCCTGGGAAGGCTCGGAGGGTTCCGCAGCCCCGGTGAACTCCAGCCAGGCCCGGTTCACGCCCTCGCACCGCCCGTCCGCCCCCACCTGCCAGCAGGGAACCCCCAGGAGGTCGAGCCCCTCCTCCAAGGCGACCCGCTGGGATCCGCCCGTGCCCCGGAAAGCGTCGTCAGGTGCCATGGTCTCCTTTCGGCGGGAAGGCGCCCCCCTCCCTATCGACCCCCTCCTCCTTTGGATAAATGAATGCGTGCCCCGGGAGCATCAAAGTCCGCATGTG comes from the Geothrix sp. 21YS21S-4 genome and includes:
- a CDS encoding PAS domain-containing methyl-accepting chemotaxis protein produces the protein MKLNTPVTQTERLLEAGKPIVTKTDLKGRIIYANDSFVHVSGFGREELIGADHNIVRHPDMPAEAFEDLWRNLHAGLPWRGLVKNRAKNGDFYWVDAYITPITDRGAPVGYISVRSAPDRSAVDEAERLYQAVREKRAGFPTRRAPVGRSWSLPVVGALCLLAAALAVAGNRAGGNVGFLCTAGAVVLLAALPLFLQRWVFGPLREIRRLLRSIDEGRLSENTAIRPGPCADVLMQLETLRIHLKAMFCDVLINTERVEHNAVVLAEDMQRMVVTTVAQGEQLNGVAAATQQMSVAVQEISTNTDQSMRAVTETTELAEKGRLAVEHEIEASRRLMDVVKASHAQLLRVNRSVEEVSSVARLIHEIADQTNLLALNAAIEAARAGEQGRGFAVVADEVRKLAERTATSTRTIAGTIAAIRADSHDAVAAMEQAVRDATHTSAEIEVTGGNLERIVGASERSDNLGREVKHMLQQQSSASNVIANTMERLAATVDENNNAIQLVGEASEELRFTSEELRRLTQHMRSALA
- a CDS encoding DUF1292 domain-containing protein, with the protein product MAHEGHEHGPDCNHDHDDSFEIEVVELEDENGEKEEFAILEELEFEGRNFAILAPLAELQAQEEGTADPEEGLSLEIFEVKDEMFTPLEDEELAERLMKHLDDQEAKLRAEEDKD
- the flgA gene encoding flagellar basal body P-ring formation chaperone FlgA, with amino-acid sequence MRAAVFLLLAPVLAAQAVPSPPERLADAALAFAQREASALGGEHKFKVAQPPRVPLITRPGTLVFEPSHLSKREPVGRFFVVVALKVDGERVGTARVDLEGTWVGNVLRAKGDLARKTELAADQVESAPFEGIPPEGALTEIPEGQRLMRAVAAGKILTRADLEPIPLVQSGDKVRLTATHESLTISVDATARSRGGLGDRVRVEAPGAKRQVTAIVTGPGEATLIR
- the flgG gene encoding flagellar basal-body rod protein FlgG; translated protein: MMRAMWSAAAGMNVQQFNMDTISNNLANVNTTGFKKARAEFQDLLYQTVNLAGTSSSTSTSIPAGIQLGHGAKLQSLMRQYTTGNLRQTSNRFDMAIEGDGFFRVTLPDGTLGYTRDGSFTTDQNGALVNAAGYQLDPQITIPQDALSVTIAGDGTVTVTQPGQTQPQQVGQITLSHFINPTGLNQLGKNLMQPTLASGEAIDGTPGSDGLGTLNQGFLEVSNVDVAEEMVNMIIGQRAYEANSKTIRTVDDMLSLLNNLKR
- a CDS encoding flagellar hook-basal body protein, with the translated sequence MDPGYYVAAGSLKARAFQLEVVANNLANAATVGYKPDQPFFAVFNKAAGSGRNLPLSGPLNDGVVFGETGVVTDQGNLRATGRQLDVAIEGNAFLTVQTPTGTLVTRDGRLQIGQDGQLQAMDGNPVLGKNGQPITVDAKNGSLTISADGTVQQGDQALGQLDLKAYEKGGSLKRVGALRFDPTGATEAPVKATVTQGHLEQSSVDTASTMVEMIRVNRLYELSMKVASTLTNDLDSRSINDVAISR
- a CDS encoding cold-shock protein — encoded protein: MAQGTVKWFNAEKGFGFITPDDGGADLFVHHSAIETTGFRTLDENQRVSFNTGQGQKGPQATNVTKI
- a CDS encoding C40 family peptidase, which translates into the protein MTASMGRVKERNGSRLILAAVLLLSACARGPQSQPQPPSRRPSPPKAPARPLARVGYTLQAGAFAKVENAARFAQALQARGLEADYYGSDDGLYRVRFGDFPTRDKARVKGEALKAAGIIDAFWVVAPDGSAPGAGGRAYVHPAEEGGLRASLADTAKGYLGVPYLFGGTTDRGFDCSGLTGAVYRLNGLRLPRSSQAQFDAGRPVDLEEARAGDLVFFATAGGDRVSHVGLYLGRGAFIHAPRSGQSIRRDDLSERYYQRAFLGARTYL
- a CDS encoding HD domain-containing phosphohydrolase, yielding MNQRVLLVDDDENILAGYHRILRKRFDLDVALGAPQALIALEKHGPYAVLMADMQMPGMNGVDLLKKVQERWPQTIRLMLTGNLDQKTAMEAINQGHVFRFLTKPCSPEDLGTVLDSAVRQYALETAERELLEQTLTGSLKVLTEILAVSDPYAFGRAEVVRQRAVEVAERLDMERIWEIRVACMMAPLGLVTVPHGALEKERRGEPLTPPEKEAMQRIPEFGAQLLARIPRLEGVAEIVRYQNKSYAGAGYPPDGVKGEDIPLGARILKAVGDFQDIEDRRGSRVVALEHLKLRRGWYDPVVLQALEDLYGTGQQEPDPERPRAVTVKDLLPGMVLTSDVKTRMGMLVALEGTNLMYSHIEKLRNFARIVGLVEPLFVRGGE
- a CDS encoding response regulator — its product is MKKRVLFVDDEPLVLEGLERTMRPLRAEWDMAFIPSGELALDAMAALPYDVVVSDMQMPGMSGAEFLRQVKERHPTTVRIALSGHADQELALRGMDAAHQYLSKPCDPALLKARIQQVGELGVGMADRGILGLVSRIDRFPSPPELYLRLVHAMETEKCGTEDLGRIVADDPGMSAKLLKLANSAFFGLHRQVASPIEAVAFLGADTLRSLVLAHGIFGGAPPLITKNLTIQEIWSHSLHVGMGAKVIAGMEGLSRAQQEVAYAAGLLHDLGILVLASWAPKEYDEILGQARAGEVVLDHAEQKAFGATHSDLGGYLMDLWGLPEALSRAAAFHHRPSLAHHASFSPVSAVHVAESLAWSLDGSPGFEAAQLDMDHFQAVGRSDRLEEWRQVMATACAEEAPL
- a CDS encoding PAS domain S-box protein, which codes for MAPDDAFRGTGGSQRVALEEGLDLLGVPCWQVGADGRCEGVNRAWLEFTGAAEPSEPSQAWWEAIHPEDAERTRGEIEAGLRSGGAFTLDYRLRSAGGGYHWMVDRATPMDEPASRWLVVGTDDTRTRAAEARTARLGSLYGALARMKRALGQETSPAAVFDEACRIAVETGQFQAAWVGILDPVTRLVIPTVLAGALDRMTHEEMWAFLQKVKLTDRPDRPEGQGLVGPCCREARLMVSNDIWSDERLRPWWEAAESYGMRASAVFPLLGRGQVRGVLALYSSQAGAFDPEVLDLLERLSEEASLALERLEQAQRWSDTEARLRRSERLFGATLDNLTAAIAILDEKGTILAVNAAWTDSHDTSNPFVYGLGPGADYVAVCGALREGGPLAEAAVGILDVLGGGRKVFSVDYLGAGASKLWYTSRSTRFEDGGFTRTVVAHREITSRKDVEERLRQSETLFRLITENAVDLIALTEADGRRLYSSPSYQTVLGGIGTELDSAPLEVVHPEDRERVKRTFQLIAGEGFEAATTEYRMHRRDGSYSLYEARLTAIRDPANGPTRILVVARDISDREAAEKERQRIEVQLRHAQKLESIGHLAAGVAHEINTPTQYIGDNLRFIHDALKDVFSVIDEAMALVAEVDPAAGPGLLRIAKRSEEADLDYLRNELPKAIEQSLEGVNRVAKIVGAMKAFSHPGGEDKAPADLNHAIESTITVSRNEWKYVADLVLDLDRDLPEVPCLLGEVNQVVLNLIVNAAHAISDVVGRSGKKGTITIRTRREENCVAVEVGDTGGGIPAAIQGRVFDPFFTTKEVGRGSGQGLSIAHSVVVDKHGGSIQFESEEGKGTLFTFRLPLAAKAPKE